The DNA sequence GATGCGGGGCGGGTGCCGATGAAGGTGCTCGTGATCGCGGGCGCGCGGCCGAATTTCATGAAGGTCGCGCCAATCCTGAAGGCGCTGAAGGAAGCGGGAGACGAGGCGCTGCTGGTGCACACGGGCCAGCACTACGACGTGAAGATGAGCGACGCCTTCTTCGCCGACCTCCAGATCCCCGCGCCGGACTACCACCTGGGCGTCGGCTCCGGCACGCACGCGCAGCAGACGGCGCGCGTGATGGAGCAGTTCGAGCCCGTGCTGCTGGAGGTGCGGCCGGACTGGCTGGTGGTCGTCGGCGACGTGAACTCCACCATCGCCTGTGCGCTGGTGGCGGCGAAGCTGAAGGAAGAGACGGGCTGCCGCATCGCGCACGTGGAGGCGGGGCTGCGCAGCGGCGACTGGAGCATGCCGGAAGAGGTGAACCGCGTGCTCACCGACCGCCTGTCGGACCTGCTGCTCACGCCCAGCCGCGACGCGCACCCCAACCTGGCGGCCGAGGGAATCTCCGCGGATCGCGTGCGCTTCGTGGGCAACGTGATGATCGACACGCTGCTGGCACAGCTTCCCGCGGCTCGCGCGCTGGAC is a window from the Longimicrobiaceae bacterium genome containing:
- the wecB gene encoding UDP-N-acetylglucosamine 2-epimerase (non-hydrolyzing) encodes the protein MKVLVIAGARPNFMKVAPILKALKEAGDEALLVHTGQHYDVKMSDAFFADLQIPAPDYHLGVGSGTHAQQTARVMEQFEPVLLEVRPDWLVVVGDVNSTIACALVAAKLKEETGCRIAHVEAGLRSGDWSMPEEVNRVLTDRLSDLLLTPSRDAHPNLAAEGISADRVRFVGNVMIDTLLAQLPAARALDLPAKMGLERGGYAVCTLHRPSNVDQAETLAPLLDALARVAAEMPVVLPIHPRTRARAEAMGLHAELARLRVVEPLGYREMLAMTDAAAVVLTDSGGLQEETTALGVPCVTLRESTERPVTITEGTNRLVQWPPTSDSTYRAFREALAQGRAEPGSRCPEGWDGRAAERILQALAAELEPVPA